The region TTTCCATCAGCGACAGGAACTGGCGGGCGTAGGCCGACAGCGACTCCACATAACGACGCTGCCCTTCGGCATATAGCGTATCGAACGCCAACGAGGATTTGCCGGAACCGGATAACCCCGTCACGACGATCAGTTTGTCGCGTGGAATAATCAGGTTGATATTCTTCAGGTTATGGGTACGGGCACCACGAATTTCGATCTTATCCATGCACACTTTTCCCGCAATAGACGCTGTTCTTTCATCCTTTCCGTACCGCATATCGTACGAAAGGAAACCAGTAGAAACGGCCGATTATGGCACAAAATAAACTGAATGGATATCCAGTATTCGGTTGCAACAACGGCAACGCCGGAAAAAAGACCGGAGCTGGCTCGCGACTCTCACACCGGTATAATCTGTGGCACTGACATGATAGAATTCTTCGCTTAAACTTTGAAAAGTGATTGATCAGGAGACACCAACATGGCCAGCAGAGGCGTTAATAAAGTGATTCTTATCGGGAATCTGGGTCAGGACCCGGAAGTCCGTTACATGCCGAACGGCGGCGCAGTCGCTAACCTGACTCTGGCCACGTCGGACAGCTGGCGCGACAAGCAGACCGGCGAGCAGAAAGAACGCACCGAGTGGCACCGCGTCGCGCTGTACGGCAAGCTGGCGGAAATCGCCGGTGAATACCTGCGCAAAGGCTCTCAGGTATATATCGAAGGCCAGCTGCGCACCCGCAAATGGCAGGACCAGGGCGGCCAGGACCGCTACACCACCGAAGTGGTAGTCGATATCTCCGGCAGCATGCAGATGCTGGGCGGCCGCACAGGCGGCGGCGCTCCGGCCGGTGGCGGCATGGGCAACAATGCGGGCGGCAATCCGCAGCAAGGCGGTTGGGGTCAGCCGCAACAGCCGCAGCAAGAGAACCAGTTCAGCGGCGGCGGTCAGCCCCAGTCCCGTCCGCAGCAAAGCGCGCCGATGCCGGGCAACGAGCCGCCGATGGATTTTGATGACGATATTCCGTTCTGATAAGCGTCATCAATGCCGGGGCCGACACAGGTTCCGGCATAGGTCACAGGTTCAAGGATGAACCGATTACCACAATAAATTCAGGAAAAAGGACGAGGATACTGTCTATGTCACGTTCATTTGAATTGCAGAGAATTTCCGAAGCGCACCGTCAGGCTATGTTGCAATCCGTATCTCAGCAATCAGACCGCCCTGGTTCAGCAAGTGCGGCTGCCACCGCCAGAACCCTTTCTCAGGCAGAGTTAAACTCCCTCATTCATCAGGCAATGAGTCAGGTACTACATTCAAACGACGACCAGAAATAAAACCAGATGCTCAGTGGTAATCGTCCGCACACCGACGGAGGGGTTCAGCGCCGCCTCCAGCAACGCATCCGCAATCCGTTTGGCCGGATCGATGCGCCGGGCCAGCGCTTTTAATAACACCTGATGGCCGACCAGCCCGGTTGCCCCCGCGAGTAGTAATTTCATGACTTATTCTTCCTGTTTGTCGGTATATATTTTTCGTTATGACGCATAGGTAAAAAACTTAATTTCATCCGCATCACTTTACCTGAATATTCCCGAATATTTACCAAGTTCACTCCCCATTCTTATGTACTATTTATGGAGAAGAAGCCTTTCTGGCAATAACACACAGGAGAAAAACATGACGGTAGAAATTCGAGAAGACGAGGTAAAGTCTGCAACCGCCACAGAGGGAATTCACTACCCTTCTTTGTCGAGCTGTATGTCGATAACCTGTATCCTGAATAATGGCAGTAAGGTCGGTGCCCATGCCTATCAATTTGGCGACAGTGGAATAACATTGATCAATCGGATGAAAGCGTTGATCGGCAACAATACGGTAGTCGCTGTCAAAGCCAAGGGCCATGGAGGTTGTTGGGGAAAAGAACTGCAATCTCAGTTAGATTTGGCCCCGGTGGCAATACAGCGATGGAAAAATGCCAATCCAAATATCAACAGAGAGCCTAACGACCTGGAGCTCATACCTTACTTGCAGCCACTTTTTATTACCGCAGACCCGATAGCATTTGAAAACTGGCTTAAAACTCAATTCAATACCCAAAATGCAACATTTATCGACATGGATATTGATGGAGATGTCAATATTGATGCCAACGGCAACTTTCTTTAATGGTTTGGCGTGACAACATCAAGGATAAATAATCACTATAGTTTATCCAACCACTGACTAGCAAAAGACAAACAACAGCAATAACTATAAAAAAGCAGGCAGAATGAAATACTCAAATTCTGCCTGCCTAATTCACGATTCATTCAGTCAAACATCCGAAGACTCTTTTCAGCATGAAACTCATCGATAATACTCTTTTTACTACTCATCCCTGCCTCATTTATAGATTGCTCTAAAGAGGATAATTACTGAAGGAAACCCCATGATCCACGCCTCTATCAATTACCTCACCAGGCAATTGAATCAATCCCTGAAAAATACCCTGAATCTTCATGACGATGTTGTGGTGATAGCTAACCCGGCTGATGACGATGGCAAGATGTTTCCGCTGGCGAAAAATAAGCTGGTGGTATTTTTGTCGAATATTGAAAAAGAAACGCTGCCCCACCGGAGTAATGCCGCCCCCCCTGGCAACCGCTTCGCGGTGACTACGCCGCCGTTATACGTTCGGGTTTCCATGGTGGTGGCGGCGAATTTTACCGGCGCGCAATACGCGGAAGGATTACAGGTGATCGCCCATGCGATGGCGTTCCTTCATAAGAATGCCCAGCTTAACCGTTATAACGCCCCAGATATGGACGAGGCAATTGAGCAAATATTATTGGAAATGGACAGCCTGCCGCGTCATGAGCTTGGAAATATGTGGACGATGCTGGGAATCCGCTATTTGCCGTCGGCAGTATATCGCCTGCGTGTGAAAATTGCCGATAGTCAGGCGATTCAGTCTCAGTCGGAAGGCGTCAGGCAGTTGCATACCACCGTAGCAAGGGATTAACCGTTATGAGCGATTACGGCCTGCTGTTTCAACTGCGCATCGAGCATGAATTTTTTGCCGGCTGCGCCAGCCTGCCGTTTTATGGCGAACTGGCGCCGCACAGCCAGCCGGCGGCGACCCGCGCCGGGCTGCTGATAAAACCGCTGGTCGACGGGCTGATGGTACTGGCGGATCGGTCGCAGAACACCCTGCTCATGGCGGAAGCGCTATCGCTACGGTGGTGGTTTTACAGTCGGGAGCCCGGTTTTCTCTGCTATACCGCGATACCCGAGCTGACGGAACGGGATACGCCGTATTTTCGGTACACGCTCAGCGGGTCAGAACCCGGCGAGGTGCGTCTGGAAGCGGCCAATGGCACCGCGCCAGAGGAATCCCTCAGCCTGCGTGCCCGGCCGGTGGGGCTGGTCTGGCTGGTTGATATCGATATTAGCGCCGCCGCCATTGCCGCATTCGCCAGCCGGCAGGCAGCGCCGTTATTGATTGTGCCGTTTCTCAGCCAACGGCGGCGCTGGAAATACCTGTTCACCGCGCCGTATGTGAATACGCAATCGCGTATTCAGGATAGCCGTCAGGATAATCAGTTTGATTATCTGGGAACGGAAATACTGGCTAACGGTCAACGTGCGCTGGCGTTTATTTCCCGTGAGCGATTAAAAATACAGAAAAAGTCTGATTACCATTTTCAGCTTTATCAGGAAAACAAAATATTAATTGACCCATTACCGGTGGCGACACCACTTAGTCAGAGTCGATTAAAAACCGAAAAGACATCAGAAATAGTGTCGGAAATTATTGTTAACTGACATACCGACTTAAAAAAGAGTAATAAAGGAAAAACAAGAAAAAACAATCAACCAGCATATTAATAACCGGAGCAAGCACCATCCTATTTATCGGCACCACAAGGCCCGGGGTGGTTATATCTCTCAAGCAGAAGGAATCAAACTATGGGCGTGATGAAAACCCCGGGCGTTTATATTGTTGAAAAAAATGCCTTCCCCAATTCAGTGGTGGAAGTCGCTACCGCGGTGCCGGCATTTATCGGTTATACCGAAAAAGCGGAAAATGGCGGCGTATCGCTACGCAATAAAGCCTGGCGCATTACCTCTATGTCGGATTTTCGTCATTATTTCGGCGCCGCGCCGCTGCATAAATTCGATATCGTCGAAAAAACCGACACAGTATTGGGCGACGCCGCGTTCAGCCAGGCCGGTAAAACCTATGCCCTCACGCAGGCCAATACCCGCTATCTGCTGTATTACAGCATGCTGTTCTTTTTCCAGAACGGCGGCGGCCCCTGCTACATCATCTCGGTGGGCGGCTACCAGGACGCGATCGACGCCGATGCGCTGAAAAACGGCGTCACACCGCTGCTCAAGGAGCCGGAACCGACCATGGTGCTGACGCCTGAAGCGGTGTGCCTGAAAGAAGACGACTGCATCAACGTACAGCAGGCGGTGCTGGCTCACTGCGGCGGCACCATGAAAAACCGCATCGCCATTCTCGACGTCTGGGAAGGCTATAAAGACAGACAGGACCCCAGCGGCGACTGCATCGCCACCTTTCGTTCCAAACTGGGCATCAACTATCTGGATTACGCCACCGCGTATTACCCGTGGCTGAACACCTCGATCATTCAGGACAGCGAGATCAGCTTCGCCAACATCAATAACCCGGACATCCTGACCACGGCGCTGAACGCCGAGATCGCCGGGGCGTTCAAAGAGCTGGACGGACTGAGCGCCGAGCAGTTGAACAGCGGCGGCAACAAGCTGAAAGCGGCCAAAAAGCAGCAGATGCTGGATGAAGTCGCCAAGCTGACGGTGGAGCAGAGCGAGGCGGAAAAAACGCTGCTGCACAAGATCCTGTTCTCCATCAGCCCGATCTACAAAAGCGTGCTGGAAAACATCCGACGCCAGCAGAACCAGTTGCCGCCGGCCGCGTCGATGGCGGGCATCTACACCATGGTGGATAACGCCCGCGGCGTGTGGAAAGCCCCGGCCAACGTCAGCCTGAACGCGGTGGTCTCCCCCAGCGTGAACATCAGCGCCGACGAACAGGAAGACCTGAACGTCACCACCCAGGGCAAATCGATCAACGCGCTGCGCACCTTCACCGGCGAAGGCACGCTGGTGTGGGGCGCCCGCACGCTGGACGGCAACAGCCTCGACTGGCGCTACGTCAACGTGCGCCGGACCATGATCATGCTGGAAGAATCCATCAAACAGGCCGCCAAAGCCTACGTGTTCGAACCCAACACCGCCAATACCTGGGTATCGATGGAAAGCATGATCGAAAACTTCCTGTTCGGGATCTGGAAACGCGGCGGTCTGGCGGGCGCCTCGCCGGAAGACGCCTACAGCGTGGACGTCGGGCTCGGCAAGACCATGACGCCACAGGACATTCTGGAAGGGATCCTGCGCATTACCGTGCTGGTGGCGATTAGCCGTCCGGCCGAATTTATCGAAATCACCTTCCAGCAGCAG is a window of Dickeya solani IPO 2222 DNA encoding:
- a CDS encoding DUF4255 domain-containing protein, which produces MIHASINYLTRQLNQSLKNTLNLHDDVVVIANPADDDGKMFPLAKNKLVVFLSNIEKETLPHRSNAAPPGNRFAVTTPPLYVRVSMVVAANFTGAQYAEGLQVIAHAMAFLHKNAQLNRYNAPDMDEAIEQILLEMDSLPRHELGNMWTMLGIRYLPSAVYRLRVKIADSQAIQSQSEGVRQLHTTVARD
- a CDS encoding single-stranded DNA-binding protein, with the translated sequence MASRGVNKVILIGNLGQDPEVRYMPNGGAVANLTLATSDSWRDKQTGEQKERTEWHRVALYGKLAEIAGEYLRKGSQVYIEGQLRTRKWQDQGGQDRYTTEVVVDISGSMQMLGGRTGGGAPAGGGMGNNAGGNPQQGGWGQPQQPQQENQFSGGGQPQSRPQQSAPMPGNEPPMDFDDDIPF
- a CDS encoding phage tail sheath family protein, with amino-acid sequence MGVMKTPGVYIVEKNAFPNSVVEVATAVPAFIGYTEKAENGGVSLRNKAWRITSMSDFRHYFGAAPLHKFDIVEKTDTVLGDAAFSQAGKTYALTQANTRYLLYYSMLFFFQNGGGPCYIISVGGYQDAIDADALKNGVTPLLKEPEPTMVLTPEAVCLKEDDCINVQQAVLAHCGGTMKNRIAILDVWEGYKDRQDPSGDCIATFRSKLGINYLDYATAYYPWLNTSIIQDSEISFANINNPDILTTALNAEIAGAFKELDGLSAEQLNSGGNKLKAAKKQQMLDEVAKLTVEQSEAEKTLLHKILFSISPIYKSVLENIRRQQNQLPPAASMAGIYTMVDNARGVWKAPANVSLNAVVSPSVNISADEQEDLNVTTQGKSINALRTFTGEGTLVWGARTLDGNSLDWRYVNVRRTMIMLEESIKQAAKAYVFEPNTANTWVSMESMIENFLFGIWKRGGLAGASPEDAYSVDVGLGKTMTPQDILEGILRITVLVAISRPAEFIEITFQQQMQKS